The Streptomyces achromogenes genome window below encodes:
- a CDS encoding alpha-L-arabinofuranosidase C-terminal domain-containing protein, whose translation MSRSTTPITRTARTRWRIGLPVTALLTATALLPAPAHAESVTDYAITVDPSAKGAKIDDTMYGVFFEDINRAADGGLYAELVQNRSFEYAPVDNRSYTPLTSWTVEGAAQVLNDAGRLNDRNRNYLSLAAGSSVTNSGYNTGVRVEQGKKYDFSVWARAEHGSTLAVSLQDADGALAAARTVAVRTGGWVQYRTSFTAARTSSNGRLTVASSAAAALDMVSLFPRDTYRNEPNGLRKDLAEKVAALHPGFVRFPGGCLVNTGSMQDYSEASGWQRARSYQWKDTVGPVEQRAVNSNFWGYNQSYGLGYYEYFRFAEDVGAMPLPVVPALVTGCGQNKAVVDEALLKRHIQDTLDLIEFANGPVTSTWGRKRAQMGHPKPFHLTHLEVGNEENLPTEFFARFKEFRTAVEAKYPDVTVISNSGPDDSGSTFDTAWQLNRDAKVDMVDEHYYNSPQWFLQNNDRYDSYDRGGPKVFLGEYASQGNAFKNGLAEAAFMTGLERNADVVKLASYAPLFANEDYVQWRPDLVWFNNHASWNSANYEVQKLFMTNVGDRVVPSTATGTPSLQGPITGAVGLSTWATSAAYDDVKVTGADGASLLSDDFSGDASRWTHTGGGSWSLQDGQYVQTDTAAENTMVSAGDAAWHDYDLHVKATKKSGKEGFLVAFGVKDTGNFYWWNLGGWNNTQSAVEQAVDGGKSTLISKAGSVETGRAYDVDVKVRGRQVTLYLDGQEWGSFTDDKPAEPFRQVVTKDRKTGDLIVKVVNAQPSDARTAIDLGRAKVASKAEATTLAAAPDAVNTETGTPVAPVTSTVTGVAGKFTYTFPANSITFLRIRQR comes from the coding sequence ATGTCACGCAGCACCACCCCCATCACCCGCACCGCCCGCACGCGCTGGAGAATCGGTCTTCCCGTCACGGCCCTGCTGACCGCCACCGCGCTGCTCCCCGCCCCGGCGCACGCCGAGTCCGTGACCGACTACGCCATCACCGTCGACCCGTCCGCCAAGGGCGCGAAGATCGACGACACGATGTACGGCGTCTTCTTCGAGGACATCAACCGGGCGGCCGACGGCGGCCTCTACGCCGAACTCGTGCAGAACCGGTCCTTCGAGTACGCCCCCGTCGACAACAGGTCGTACACCCCGCTCACGTCCTGGACGGTCGAGGGCGCGGCGCAGGTCCTGAACGACGCCGGACGTCTCAACGACCGCAACCGCAACTACCTCTCGCTGGCCGCCGGCTCGTCCGTGACGAACTCCGGGTACAACACCGGCGTCCGGGTCGAGCAGGGCAAGAAGTACGACTTCTCGGTGTGGGCCCGCGCCGAGCACGGCAGCACCCTCGCCGTGAGCCTCCAGGACGCCGACGGGGCGCTGGCCGCCGCCCGCACGGTGGCCGTGCGCACCGGCGGCTGGGTCCAGTACCGGACGTCCTTCACCGCCGCCCGCACCAGCAGCAACGGCCGTCTGACGGTGGCCTCCTCGGCCGCGGCCGCCCTCGACATGGTGTCGCTGTTCCCCCGGGACACCTACCGCAACGAGCCCAACGGGCTGCGCAAGGACCTGGCCGAGAAGGTCGCCGCCCTGCACCCGGGCTTCGTGCGCTTTCCCGGCGGCTGCCTGGTGAACACCGGTTCCATGCAGGACTACAGCGAGGCCTCCGGCTGGCAGCGCGCCCGCTCCTACCAGTGGAAGGACACCGTCGGACCCGTCGAGCAGCGCGCCGTCAACTCCAACTTCTGGGGCTACAACCAGAGTTACGGCCTCGGCTACTACGAGTACTTCCGTTTCGCCGAGGACGTCGGCGCGATGCCGCTGCCCGTGGTCCCCGCCCTGGTCACCGGCTGTGGCCAGAACAAGGCGGTCGTCGACGAGGCGCTGCTCAAGCGCCACATCCAGGACACCCTGGACCTCATCGAGTTCGCCAACGGCCCGGTCACCTCCACCTGGGGCAGGAAGCGCGCCCAGATGGGCCACCCCAAGCCCTTCCACCTCACGCACCTCGAGGTCGGCAACGAGGAGAACCTCCCCACCGAGTTCTTCGCCCGATTCAAGGAGTTCCGCACCGCCGTCGAGGCCAAGTACCCGGACGTCACCGTCATCTCCAACTCCGGCCCCGACGACTCCGGTTCGACCTTCGACACGGCCTGGCAGCTCAACCGGGACGCCAAGGTCGACATGGTCGACGAGCACTACTACAACAGTCCGCAGTGGTTCCTCCAGAACAACGACCGCTACGACTCCTACGACCGCGGCGGCCCCAAGGTCTTCCTCGGCGAGTACGCCTCCCAGGGCAACGCCTTCAAGAACGGCCTGGCCGAAGCCGCGTTCATGACCGGCCTCGAACGCAACGCCGACGTCGTCAAGCTCGCCTCCTACGCGCCGCTGTTCGCCAACGAGGACTACGTCCAGTGGCGTCCGGACCTGGTGTGGTTCAACAACCACGCCTCCTGGAACTCCGCCAACTACGAGGTCCAGAAGCTGTTCATGACCAACGTCGGCGACCGGGTGGTGCCCTCGACGGCCACCGGCACGCCCTCCCTCCAGGGCCCGATCACGGGCGCCGTCGGCCTGTCGACCTGGGCGACGAGCGCCGCGTACGACGACGTGAAGGTGACCGGTGCGGACGGCGCGTCGCTGCTGAGCGACGACTTCTCCGGCGACGCCTCGCGGTGGACGCACACCGGCGGCGGCAGCTGGTCGCTCCAGGACGGGCAGTACGTGCAGACCGACACCGCCGCCGAGAACACCATGGTCTCGGCCGGTGACGCCGCCTGGCACGACTACGACCTGCATGTGAAGGCCACCAAGAAGTCCGGCAAGGAAGGCTTCCTCGTCGCGTTCGGCGTCAAGGACACCGGCAACTTCTACTGGTGGAACCTGGGCGGCTGGAACAACACCCAGTCCGCCGTCGAGCAGGCCGTGGACGGCGGAAAGTCGACGCTGATCTCCAAGGCCGGGTCCGTCGAGACGGGCCGCGCCTACGACGTCGACGTCAAGGTGCGCGGCCGCCAGGTCACCCTCTACCTCGACGGCCAGGAGTGGGGCAGCTTCACCGACGACAAGCCGGCCGAGCCGTTCCGCCAGGTCGTCACCAAGGACCGGAAGACCGGCGACCTGATCGTCAAGGTCGTCAACGCCCAGCCCTCGGACGCCCGCACGGCGATCGACCTCGGCCGCGCCAAGGTCGCCTCCAAGGCGGAGGCGACCACCCTCGCCGCGGCCCCGGACGCGGTCAACACGGAGACCGGGACGCCGGTCGCCCCGGTGACCTCCACCGTCACCGGGGTCGCGGGGAAGTTCACCTACACCTTCCCGGCGAACTCGATCACCTTCCTGCGGATCAGGCAGCGCTAG
- a CDS encoding acetylornithine transaminase, whose protein sequence is MSDANQELTARWQSAFMNNYGTPLLPLARGEGSRVWDADGKEYLDFVGGIAVNALGHAHPAVVEAVSRQIGSLGHISNFFMAEPTVALAERLLRHFGRDGRVFFCNSGAEANEAAFKIGRLTGRTRVVATEGAFHGRTMGALALTGQQGKREPFLPLPGDVTHVPFGDAQALAAAVTEETALVVLEPIQGELGVVVPPAGYLKAARAITAATGALLVLDEVQTGVGRTGQWFEYQAHEGVLPDVVTLAKGLGGGLPLGATVAFGRAADLLQPGQHGTTFGGNPVACAAGLAVLETIENEGLLENVKRQGERLRDGIEAVGHPLIDYVRGAGLLLGIVLTEPLAPQVRQAAQEAGFLVNVPAPDVIRLMPPLNLGDDEAEAFLGALPGILDAVNGDRSGE, encoded by the coding sequence GTGAGCGACGCCAACCAGGAACTGACCGCGCGGTGGCAGAGCGCGTTCATGAACAACTACGGCACCCCGCTGCTGCCCCTGGCGCGCGGCGAGGGCAGCCGGGTCTGGGACGCCGACGGCAAGGAGTACCTCGACTTCGTCGGCGGCATCGCGGTCAACGCCCTCGGCCACGCCCACCCGGCCGTCGTCGAGGCCGTGAGCCGGCAGATCGGCTCCCTCGGCCACATCTCCAACTTCTTCATGGCCGAGCCGACCGTCGCGCTCGCCGAACGGCTGCTGCGGCACTTCGGCCGGGACGGCAGGGTCTTCTTCTGCAACTCGGGCGCCGAGGCGAACGAGGCCGCCTTCAAGATCGGCCGGCTGACCGGGCGGACCCGTGTCGTCGCCACCGAGGGCGCCTTCCACGGCCGGACCATGGGCGCGCTCGCGCTCACCGGCCAGCAGGGCAAGCGGGAACCGTTCCTGCCGCTGCCCGGCGACGTCACCCACGTGCCGTTCGGCGACGCCCAGGCACTGGCCGCCGCCGTCACCGAGGAGACGGCGCTCGTCGTCCTCGAGCCGATCCAGGGCGAGCTGGGCGTCGTCGTGCCGCCCGCCGGGTATCTGAAGGCCGCCCGCGCCATCACCGCCGCGACCGGCGCGCTGCTGGTCCTCGACGAGGTGCAGACCGGCGTCGGCCGGACCGGGCAGTGGTTCGAGTACCAGGCCCACGAGGGCGTCCTGCCGGATGTCGTCACGCTGGCGAAGGGGCTCGGCGGCGGACTGCCGCTGGGCGCGACGGTAGCCTTCGGGCGGGCCGCGGACCTGCTGCAGCCGGGCCAGCACGGGACCACCTTCGGAGGCAACCCGGTCGCCTGCGCCGCCGGCCTCGCCGTCCTCGAGACGATCGAGAACGAGGGGTTGCTGGAGAACGTCAAGCGGCAGGGCGAGAGGTTGCGGGACGGAATCGAGGCCGTCGGCCACCCGTTGATCGATTATGTCCGGGGCGCCGGCCTCCTCCTGGGTATCGTGCTCACCGAGCCCCTCGCGCCCCAGGTGCGCCAGGCGGCTCAGGAGGCCGGGTTCCTGGTGAACGTGCCCGCCCCCGACGTCATCCGACTGATGCCGCCGCTGAACCTCGGCGACGACGAGGCGGAGGCGTTCCTCGGGGCGCTGCCCGGCATCCTCGACGCAGTGAACGGGGACCGATCCGGAGAATGA
- the argJ gene encoding bifunctional glutamate N-acetyltransferase/amino-acid acetyltransferase ArgJ → MSVTAAKGFTAAGIAAGIKENGNPDLALVVNNGPRRAAAGVFTSNRVKAAPVLWSEQVLKSGELTAVVLNSGGANACTGPKGFQDTHATAEKVAEVLEIGAGEVAVASTGLIGVLLPMDKLLPGIETAAGRLSEDGGEKAAIAIKTTDTVHKTSVARGDGWTVGGMAKGAGMLAPGLATMLVVLTTDADLDSATLDKALRDATRVTFDRVDSDGCMSTNDTVLLLASGASDVSPPYEEFAAAVRTVCDDLGQQLIRDAEGASKDIKVEVVGAASEDDAVEVGRSIARNNLLKCAVHGEDPNWGRVLSAIGTTKAAFEPDRLNVAINGVWVCRNGGVGEDRDLVDMRYREVHIVADLAAGSESAVIWTNDLTADYVHENSAYSS, encoded by the coding sequence GTGAGCGTCACGGCAGCCAAGGGATTCACGGCGGCCGGCATCGCCGCCGGAATCAAGGAGAACGGCAACCCGGACCTGGCCCTCGTGGTCAACAACGGGCCCCGCCGCGCCGCCGCCGGCGTCTTCACCTCCAACCGCGTGAAGGCCGCGCCCGTGCTGTGGTCCGAGCAGGTCCTCAAGAGCGGCGAGCTGACCGCCGTCGTGCTGAACTCCGGCGGCGCCAACGCGTGTACGGGGCCCAAGGGCTTCCAGGACACGCACGCCACGGCCGAGAAGGTCGCCGAGGTGCTGGAGATCGGCGCGGGCGAGGTCGCCGTCGCGTCCACCGGCCTCATCGGCGTCCTGCTCCCCATGGACAAGCTGCTGCCGGGGATCGAGACCGCCGCGGGCCGGCTCTCCGAGGACGGCGGCGAGAAGGCCGCCATCGCCATCAAGACGACGGACACCGTCCACAAGACGTCCGTGGCCCGGGGCGACGGCTGGACCGTCGGAGGCATGGCCAAGGGCGCCGGCATGCTCGCCCCCGGCCTCGCCACCATGCTGGTCGTCCTCACCACCGACGCCGACCTCGACAGCGCGACCCTGGACAAGGCGCTGCGCGACGCCACCCGGGTCACCTTCGACCGGGTCGACTCCGACGGCTGCATGTCCACCAACGACACCGTGCTGCTGCTGGCCTCAGGAGCCTCCGACGTCAGCCCGCCGTACGAGGAGTTCGCCGCGGCCGTGCGCACCGTGTGCGACGACCTCGGCCAGCAGCTCATCCGGGACGCCGAGGGCGCCAGCAAGGACATCAAGGTCGAGGTCGTGGGGGCCGCCAGCGAGGACGACGCCGTCGAGGTGGGCCGCTCGATCGCCCGCAACAACCTCCTCAAGTGCGCCGTCCACGGAGAGGACCCCAACTGGGGCCGGGTGCTCTCCGCGATCGGCACCACGAAGGCCGCCTTCGAACCGGACCGGCTCAACGTCGCCATCAACGGCGTCTGGGTCTGCCGGAACGGCGGCGTCGGCGAGGACCGCGACCTGGTCGACATGCGCTACCGCGAGGTGCACATCGTCGCCGACCTGGCCGCCGGCTCGGAGTCGGCCGTCATCTGGACCAACGACCTGACCGCCGACTACGTCCACGAGAACAGCGCGTACTCCTCATGA
- the argC gene encoding N-acetyl-gamma-glutamyl-phosphate reductase — MVVRAAVAGASGYAGGELLRLLLTHPEVEIGALTGHSSAGQKLGALQPHLLPLADRVLRETTPEVLAGHDVVFLALPHGQSAAVAEQLGPEVLVIDMGADFRLKNPADWERFYGSAHAGTWPYGLPELPGGRAALEGSKRIAVPGCYPTAVSLALFPAYAAGLTEPEAVIVAASGTSGAGKAVKPHLLGSEVMGSMSPYGVGGGHRHTPEMIQNLSTAAGEPVSVSFTPTLAPMSRGILATCSAKAKPGVTAESVRAAYEKAFADEPFVHLLPEGQWPATASVYGSNAVQVQVAHDPAADRVIVVSAIDNLTKGTAGGALQSMNIALGLDETTGLSTIGVAP; from the coding sequence ATGGTGGTACGTGCGGCGGTGGCCGGAGCGAGCGGGTACGCGGGCGGAGAGCTGCTGCGCCTGCTCCTCACGCACCCCGAGGTCGAGATCGGCGCCCTGACCGGCCATTCCAGCGCGGGACAGAAGCTGGGCGCGCTCCAGCCGCACCTGCTGCCGCTGGCCGACCGCGTGCTCCGGGAGACCACCCCCGAGGTCCTCGCGGGACACGACGTCGTCTTCCTCGCCCTCCCGCACGGCCAGTCCGCGGCCGTGGCCGAGCAGCTCGGCCCGGAGGTCCTCGTCATCGACATGGGCGCCGACTTCCGGCTGAAGAACCCGGCCGACTGGGAACGGTTCTACGGCTCCGCGCACGCCGGGACCTGGCCCTACGGCCTCCCCGAACTGCCGGGCGGCCGCGCGGCGCTGGAGGGGTCCAAGCGCATCGCGGTCCCCGGCTGCTATCCCACGGCCGTCTCGCTCGCGCTCTTCCCGGCGTACGCGGCGGGCCTGACCGAGCCGGAGGCCGTGATCGTCGCCGCCTCCGGCACCTCCGGCGCCGGCAAGGCGGTCAAGCCGCACCTGCTGGGCTCCGAGGTCATGGGGTCCATGTCGCCGTACGGCGTGGGCGGCGGCCACCGGCACACCCCGGAGATGATCCAGAACCTCAGCACCGCCGCCGGGGAGCCGGTCTCCGTCTCCTTCACGCCCACCCTCGCGCCGATGTCCCGCGGCATTCTCGCCACGTGCAGCGCCAAGGCGAAGCCCGGCGTCACCGCCGAGTCCGTGCGCGCCGCCTACGAGAAGGCCTTCGCCGACGAGCCGTTCGTCCACCTCCTCCCCGAGGGGCAGTGGCCCGCGACGGCGTCCGTCTACGGCTCCAACGCCGTTCAGGTGCAGGTCGCCCACGACCCGGCGGCGGACCGCGTCATCGTCGTCAGCGCCATCGACAACCTGACCAAGGGCACCGCCGGCGGCGCCCTGCAGAGCATGAACATCGCCCTCGGCCTCGACGAGACCACCGGGCTTTCCACGATCGGAGTCGCACCGTGA
- the argB gene encoding acetylglutamate kinase, producing the protein MSNTTRKHTALPKAQILIEALPWLVRHNGKTVVIKFGGNAMIDEDLKAAFAQDVVFLHHAGIRPVVVHGGGPQISAALDRHGIVSEFKAGLRVTTEEAMDVVRMVLAGQVQRELVGLLNQHGPLAVGLTGEDAHTITATKHQPQIDGESVDIGRVGEITAIDTGAIEALLADGRIPVVSSIARSQDDGHVYNVNADTAAAALAAALGAETLMVLTDVEGLYEDWPDSDEVISRLTASQLEKLLPELSSGMVPKMEGCLHAVRGGVNTARVIDGRVQHSILLEIFTDEGIGTMVVPDGQGEP; encoded by the coding sequence ATGAGCAACACGACCCGCAAGCACACCGCGCTCCCCAAGGCCCAGATCCTCATCGAGGCGCTGCCCTGGCTGGTCCGCCACAACGGCAAGACCGTCGTCATCAAGTTCGGCGGCAACGCCATGATCGACGAGGACCTGAAGGCCGCCTTCGCCCAGGACGTCGTCTTCCTGCACCACGCCGGCATCAGGCCGGTCGTCGTGCACGGCGGCGGCCCGCAGATCAGCGCCGCCCTCGACCGGCACGGCATCGTCAGCGAGTTCAAGGCCGGCCTGCGCGTCACCACCGAAGAGGCGATGGACGTCGTACGGATGGTGCTCGCCGGGCAGGTCCAGCGCGAGCTGGTCGGCCTGCTCAACCAGCACGGCCCGCTTGCCGTCGGTCTGACCGGCGAGGACGCGCACACCATCACCGCCACCAAGCACCAGCCGCAGATCGACGGCGAGTCGGTCGACATCGGGCGGGTCGGCGAGATCACCGCGATCGACACGGGCGCCATCGAGGCCCTGCTCGCCGACGGCCGCATCCCGGTCGTCTCGTCGATCGCCAGGAGCCAGGACGACGGACATGTCTACAACGTCAATGCTGATACGGCGGCTGCGGCACTCGCTGCTGCTCTGGGCGCCGAAACCCTCATGGTCCTCACGGACGTCGAGGGCCTCTACGAGGACTGGCCCGACAGCGACGAGGTGATCAGCCGCCTCACCGCCTCCCAACTGGAGAAGCTGCTGCCGGAGTTGAGCTCCGGCATGGTTCCGAAGATGGAGGGCTGTCTGCACGCCGTGCGGGGCGGCGTGAACACCGCCCGCGTCATCGACGGGCGGGTCCAGCACTCGATCCTGCTGGAGATCTTCACCGACGAAGGGATCGGCACGATGGTCGTGCCGGACGGACAGGGGGAGCCGTGA
- a CDS encoding arginine repressor, translating into MSQAQDHEHPGVNGPAVPQTRTARHRRIVDILNRQAVRSQSQLAKLLSDDGLSVTQATLSRDLDELNAVKIRNTDGDLIYAVPSEGGFRTPRAPLGESAKEERMRRLSQELLISAEASANLVVLRTPPGAAQFLASAIDQAELHDILGTIAGDDTLLLISREATGGQALADHLLRLAQNGH; encoded by the coding sequence ATGAGTCAGGCGCAGGACCATGAGCACCCGGGGGTCAACGGGCCCGCCGTGCCGCAGACCCGCACCGCGCGTCACCGCCGGATCGTGGACATCCTCAACCGGCAGGCGGTGCGCTCGCAGAGCCAGCTGGCGAAGCTGCTGTCGGACGACGGGCTGAGCGTCACCCAGGCGACGCTCTCCCGGGACCTCGACGAGCTGAACGCGGTGAAGATCCGCAACACCGACGGCGACCTGATCTACGCGGTGCCCAGCGAGGGAGGCTTCCGCACCCCCCGGGCGCCGCTCGGGGAGTCGGCGAAGGAGGAGCGGATGCGGCGGCTGTCGCAGGAGCTGCTGATCTCCGCGGAGGCGTCCGCCAACCTCGTGGTCCTGCGGACCCCTCCGGGGGCCGCGCAGTTCCTCGCCTCGGCGATCGACCAGGCCGAGCTGCACGACATCCTGGGGACCATCGCCGGGGACGACACGCTGCTGCTGATCAGCCGGGAGGCCACCGGGGGGCAGGCGCTCGCCGACCATCTCCTGCGGTTGGCGCAGAACGGCCACTGA